Proteins encoded together in one Gadus chalcogrammus isolate NIFS_2021 chromosome 18, NIFS_Gcha_1.0, whole genome shotgun sequence window:
- the LOC130371287 gene encoding zinc finger CCCH domain-containing protein 7B-like, with protein sequence MDPERQKRREEIQKAMGFIQSSLPFPEPESYEAFLTQLVCNLLDEGNTVFRDSEWNQAVQHYGEGISVARYAQAEALVIPPELLESLYVNRASAHYHMRDYERGVQDCDSALCVCEGSRRTLYRKALCLRELGRLREAYECGTKCLLTAPHDRQVSELAQELASKLGLKGRKAYISSQGDSPPPGGEGHGEGAPPTGETSSNGLESLTDMGPEDLSSAQCIPAPLATPIPVSDDPATPEETPCADLSESPSSQGLPPMPYSVPVSEHMDECSNSSVINDDMEGLLDCIPKKISESPVQGAIPTNLPNTAVALRPPYSPGLPAPSPQLPPAYFTSSVSQVSSQEPYPPLAQRDQGSTHAQDALGGAYSPGDTDPAGGLDSLSEYTLPGGRLSHSFIPGIRNHNAAHMNGQGGTNLSMLSRNPLAATHEFRQACHACYSRIGPRVMDYQYQPEAAHRCKRDVLLCRLKNGDDPTWKRVRPRPARNNFLGAFVLCKEVQERQECQYGENCTFAYCQEEIDVWTQERKGALSRELLFDPLGSTERRALSVTRLLQLHMGMFMFLCEECFDSKPRIISKRSKENLAVCSNLTARHPFDDNKCLVHVVRSANVRYSKVRPLHPLCQFDVCRHEVRYGCQREDSCSFAHSVIELKCWVLQQDTGITHEEMVQESKRHWHRLEQNAQKQQKPMHIPHHGNHMGSGGGGGMGGGGCGGGDCMGGGVSSMGGMGGVSGIGAGPGRGRGLNLKMKFVCGQCWRDGQVNEPDKNLKYCTAKARHSWTKERRVLLVKSFEKKKWVVVRPLPFSRTYPQQYDMCVHVMKQKKCHYIGNCSFAHSLEERDVWTYMKNNSLRDMQQMYDMWLQLTNQSRRTDGPLLTPPPEEKQVTMTADYSEGMGGQRLSEGDDL encoded by the exons ATGGACCCTGAGAGACAGAAACGAAGGGAGGAGATTCAGAAAGCGATGGGCTTCATACA gTCTTCACTGCCCTTTCCTGAACCAGAAAGCTACGAG gcatTTCTGACCCAGCTGGTGTGCAACTTGCTGGATGAGGGCAACACAGTGTTCCGGGACAGCGAGTGGAACCAGGCGGTCCAGCACTACGGGGAGGGCATCAGTGTAGCGCGGTACGCCCAGGCCGAGGCGCTGGTCATCCCCCCCGAACTGCTGGAGAGCCTCTACGTCAACCGGGCCTCCGCACATTACCACATG AGGGACTATGAGCGGGGCGTGCAGGACTGCGACAGcgcgctgtgcgtgtgtgagggaagCCGCCGCACCCTGTACCGTAAGGCCCTGTGTCTGAGAGAGCTCGGGCGGCTCCGAGAGGCCTACGAGTGCGGCACCAAATGCCTTCTCACCGCCCCGCAC GACCGGCAGGTGAGCGAGCTGGCCCAGGAGTTGGCCAGCAAGCTGGGCCTGAAGGGCCGCAAGGCCTACATCAGCTCCCAGGGAGATTCCCCCCCTCCGGGAGGGGAGGGCCATGGGGAGGGCGCCCCGCCCACAGGAGAG ACGTCCTCTAATGGCCTTGAGTCTTTGACGGACATGGGACCTG AGGATCTGTCCAGCGCACAGTGCATCCCGGCCCCGCTGGCCACGCCCATCCCGGTCAGCGACGACCCGGCGACCCCCGAGGAGACGCCGTGTGCCGACCTATCGGAGAGCCCCAGCAGCCAGGGCCTGCCCCCCATGCCGTACTCGGTGCCCGTGTCGGAGCACATGGACGAGTGCAGCAACAGCAGCGTCATCAACGACGATATGGAGGGCCTGCTGGACTGCATCCCCAAGAAGATCAGCGAG AGCCCGGTACAGGGCGCCATCCCCACCAACCTCCCCAACACGGCGGTGGCTCTGCGGCCGCCCTACTCCCCGGGCCTGCCCGCCCCGTCCCCGCAGCTGCCCCCGGCCTACTTCACCTCCTCCGTCAGCCAGGTGTCGTCCCAGGAGCCCTACCCGCCGCTGGCCCAGCGGGACCAGGGCTCCACCCACGCGCAGGACGCCCTGGGGGGGGCCTACTCCCCGGGGGACACGGACCCGGCCGGGGGCCTGGACTCCCTGTCGGAGTACACTCTGCCCG GCGGACGCTTATCACACAGTTTCATCCCTGGGATCCGCAACCATAATGCTGCACATATG aACGGCCAAGGTGGCACCAACCTCTCCATGCTGTCCCGAAACCCGCTGGCCGCCACCCACGAGTTCCGCCAGGCCTGCCACGCCTGCTACAGCCGCATAG gtcCGCGTGTGATGGACTACCAGTACCAGCCCGAGGCGGCCCACCGCTGCAAGAGGGACGTCCTGCTGTGCCGTCTGAAGAACGGCGACGACCCCACCTGGAAGAGGGTCCGCCCCCGGCCCGCGCGGAATAACTTCCTGGGGGCGTTTGTCCTTTGTAAAG agGTACAGGAGCGGCAGGAGTGCCAGTACGGGGAGAACTGCACGTTTGCGTACTGCCAGGAGGAGATCGACGTGTGGACCCAGGAGAGGAAAGGCGCCCTGAGCCGCGAGCTGCTCTTCGACCCGCTGGGCAGCACGGAGCGGCGGGCACTCAGCGTGACCCGCCTGCTGCAGCTCCACATGGGCATGTTCATGTTCCTCTGTGAG GAATGTTTTGACAGCAAGCCTCGGATAATCAGCAAGCGCAGCAAGGAGAATCTGGCAGTCTGCTCCAACCTCACGGCCAGACACCCGTTCGACGACAATAA gtGCCTGGTGCACGTGGTGCGGTCGGCCAACGTGCGCTACAGCAAGGTGCGCCCGCTGCACCCGCTGTGCCAGTTCGACGTGTGCCGCCACGAGGTGCGCTACGGCTGCCAGCGTGAGGACAGCTGCTCCTTCGCCCACTCCGTCATCGAGCTCAAGTGCTGGGTGCTGCAGCAGGACACGG GCATCACCCATGAAGAGATGGTGCAGGAGTCCAAGAGACACTGGCACCGGCTGGAGCAGAACGCCCAGAAGCAGCAGAAG cccatgCACATCcctcaccatggcaaccacatGGGCTCgggtggaggaggcgggatGGGGGGAGGCGGCTGCGGCGGGGGAGACTGCATGGGGGGCGGCGTGAGCTCCAtgggtgggatggggggcgtGTCCGGAATTGGGGCTGGTCCCGGGAGAGGGCGGGGTCTAAACCTGAAGATGAAGTTTGTGTGTGGCCAGTGCTGGAGAGACGGGCAGGTCAACGAGCCAGACAAGAACCTCAAGTACTGCACGGCCAAAGCGCGGCACAG CTGGACTAAGGAGCGCCGGGTCCTGCTGGTCAAATCCTTTGAGAAGAAGAAATGGGTCGTGGTCCGGCCGTTGCCCTTCTCTCGCACCTACCCACAGCAGTACGAC atgtgtgtccatgtgatgaAGCAGAAGAAGTGCCATTATATTGGAAACTGCTCGTTCGCCCACAgtctggaggagagggatgtGTGGACGTACATGAAGAACAACAGCT TGAGGGACATGCAGCAGATGTACGACATGTGGCTGcagctgaccaatcagagccggCGCACGGACGGCCCCCTCCTTACTCCACCCCCAGAGGAAAAGCAAGTCACCATGACAGCAGATTATTCGGAAGGCATG ggaggACAGCGGCTGTCTGAGGGAGATGACCTCTAA
- the LOC130371827 gene encoding ran GTPase-activating protein 1-like, with the protein MAADDIGQLADALSRTHVGDGELSYQGRGLKLDNAESVAGLVTEIAQYQGLRALRLEGNTIGVEAAQAIAKALEDKDQLQKCHWSDMFTGRLRAEIPTALRSLGSAITSAGARLSELDLSDNAFGPDGVKGIEQLLMSSSCHSLKVLRLNNCGMGIGGGKILAEALTECHRRSSALGAPLRLRVFIAGRNRLENEGASALAKAFKLLGSLEELHVPQNGINHPGIRALASAMQHNPHLRVLNLNDNTFTKRGALAMAQALRHLKNIQVINFGDCLVRTEGAMALSAFVVTRLPGLQELNLSFGEITEPAALLLAQAVLNKPQMEKVDLNGNCLGEEGCEALREAMEVMDKADMLASLSDDEGEPDDEDDNEDDDDDNETDEDDNETFEDEEKENLDEEEEHSKENGVNCNGNSPSSKLQSPIASYLCSPSSEKELDLEDKTASLEHQVDADDPERAADVLLKISASYKEEAESGEALLEAVDAVLKTMLSASLLQSTCFLSTLLVHMGLLKQPYFQQHHALLLHTVLCR; encoded by the exons ATGGCTGCAGATGATATAGGACAGTTAGCCGATGCGCTGTCCAGGACCCACGTCGGAGATGGAGAATTGAGCTACCAAGGCCGAGGACTGAAGCTTGACAACGCAGAGTCAG TGGCAGGCTTGGTGACAGAGATCGCTCAGTACCAGGGACTACGTGCCCTGCGTTTGGAAGGGAACACCATTGGAGTGGAGGCGGCGCAAGCCATCGCCAAAGCCCTTGAAGACAAAGACCAACTTCAG AAATGCCATTGGAGCGATATGTTTACCGGAAGGCTGCGTGCTGAGATCCCGACAGCGCTG CGGTCCCTGGGCAGTGCCATCACGAGTGCAGGGGCCCGCCTctcagagctggacctgagcgaCAACGCCTTCGGGCCGGACGGAGTGAAGGGCATCGAGCAGCTGCTAATGAGCTCCTCCTGCCACTCACTGAAGGTGCTCCGCCTCAACAACTGTGGCATGGGCATCGGAGGGGGCAAG aTCCTGGCAGAGGCTCTGACTGAGTGCCACAGACGTTCTTCAGCCCTGGGTGCTCCACTCAGGCTCCGGGTGTTTATCGCTGGGAGGAATCGCCTGGAGAACGAAGGAGCCAGTGCCCTGGCTAAGGCCTTTAAG CTGCTGGGCAGCCTGGAGGAGTTGCATGTGCCCCAGAACGGCATCAACCACCCTGGCATCAGAGCGCTGGCTTCGGCCATGCAGCACAACCCCCACCTCCGCGTGCTCAACCTCAACGACAACACCTTCACCAAGAGAGGGGCTCTGGCCATGGCACAG GCTCTGAGGCATCTGAAGAACATCCAGGTGATCAACTTCGGCGACTGTCTGGTCCGCACAGAGGGAGCCATGGCCCTGTCCGCC TTTGTTGTAACACGGTTGCCGGGTCTGCAGGAGCTGAACCTGTCCTTTGGAGAGATCACCGAGCCTGCAGCTCTGCTGCTGGCCCAGGCGGTGCTGAACAAGCCCCAGATGGAGAAAGTGGATCTCAACG GGAACTGTCTTGGAGAGGAGGGATGCGAAGCGCTGAGGGAAGCCATGGAGGTCATGGACAAAGCGGACATGTTGGCATCGCTCAG CGACGATGAAGGAGAACCCGATGACGAGGATGACAAtgaggatgacgatgatgataatGAGACTGATGAAGATGACAACGAGACTTTtgaagatgaggagaaggagaatctggatgaggaagaggagcacagCAAGGAAAACGGAGTGAACTGTAATGGGAACTCACCCAGTAGCAAACTTCAGAGCCCC ATAGCATCGTACCTCTGCAGCCCCTCTTCAGAGAAGGAGCTGGACCTTGAAGACAAGACCGCCAGCCTAGAGCACCAG GTGGACGCCGATGACCCCGAGAGGGCGGCAGACGTGCTCCTGAAGATCTCCGCCTCGTACAAGGAGGAGGCCGAGTCCGGGGAGGCCCTTCTGGAGGCCGTGG ACGCCGTGCTGAAGACCATGCTGTCGGCCTCGCTGCTTCAGTCCACCTGCTTCCTCTCCACCCTGCTGGTCCACATGGGACTGCTTAAG CAGCCCTACTTCCAGCAGCACCACGCCCTGCTGCTGCACACGGTCCTCTGCAGGTGA